The Nitrospirota bacterium genome contains the following window.
ACTCTGGCTTGGGAAAAAATATGGAAACATCTCCATGTTTGCTTCAAAGGGGGCCATTGGCAGATTGGGACCTGTCATCAGTCATATCAGCATATTCCTTATTCTTATCGGGGCTGCTTTAAGCAGCGCAATAGGTTTCAGAGGCTACATTCCTGTTTTTGAAGGGGTACCTGTACGTGTCCCTGAGGGCAACTTCACTATTATCCTTAACAAATTCTGGATTGACTACTATGAAAATGGTATGATTAAAGATTACTTCAGCAGCCTGTCAATTTTAGATAAAGGGGAAATTGTACTGACCAAGACAATACAGGTAAATGATCCACTGCAGTACAAGGGCTTCCGGTTCTATCAAAGCAGTTACGGAACTGCACGGGACCGCGCAGACAAGCTTTTCATGCGCATCACTGACAGGGAAAATGGAGGCACTGTAGCCGATGCCGCTCTGGATTTCAGAAAGGAAAAAGAAATCAAGGGGACAGACCTGAGATTATATGCAAGTAATTTCACTGGCAATTTTGAATCTGATTCCGGCAACAAAGAAATATTTGCCAAATCTGCCAAATCCGAAGATCATGAAAATCCTGCGGTGCAGATTGATATTTATGAAGGTGGAAAATTAATATCAAGCCCCTGGATATTCTATAAATTCCCTGATATGTTTCCTGTTAAGGGTTCAAAATACAACTTCATCCTTTCAGGTTATACATCACCTCATTATTCCGGCCTTCAGATAGCCAAAGATCCTGGCGTTAACATAGTCTGGGCTGGAAGCGGCCTGCTTATGCTTGGGCTTTATTTATCTTTTTTCATATTTCACTGGAGGATCTGGATCATGATAGAACCATATGAAGAGAACGCCCTGATCTATATAGGTGGAATAGCGAACAAAGATACGCTTGGCTTTGAAAAAGAAATGGAAAGCATATTGAGACATTTATGAAAAACTTTATACTAATTAATTCCGGACAATTTACCAGGGAGGCTAAGTAATGGATTATTCCAATATCTCTATCTTTGTCGCATTTTCAGCAGGCTTTCTTTCTTTTGTTTCTCCCTGTGTCCTACCCCTCGTACCTTCTTTTGTTACCTACATAACAGGTCTGACATTCGAAGATATTACATCTGCCAAAGATAAATCAAAGGTAAGGTATATAACAATCACAAATTCACTTGCCTTCATTGGAGGGTTTTCTTCTGTTTTTGTACTTCTCGGTGCATCAGCAACATTTTTAGGAGAGACATTACTTGCTTATCAGAACATTATTCAGAAAATCGGAGGAGTACTTATCGTACTTTTGGGGCTGTACATAATGGGGGTCATCAAATTAAACTTCCTGTCCTCTCAGAAAAAATTCCATATAGAAAACAAACCAGCCGGATTTATAGGTTCTTTCCTTGTTGGGATGGCATTCGCTGCAGGATGGACACCATGTGTCGGTCCTATATTAGGCTCCATTCTCCTTTATGCAAGTACTACAGGTTCAATGGCAAAGGGGATGGGACTCCTGGCAGTATACTCTCTCGGACTTGGCGTGCCTTTTTTTATTTCAGCCCTGGCCATCAACACATTCATAGCAACCTTTAAGGTTGTGACCCGATACATGAAATGGATAAACATCATTAGCGGGGCCTTCCTGATATTGATAGGTATAATGATATTTACTGACTCTTTTTCATTCATTTCTACATGGTTTCAAAAATATGGAATAGGGTGGAGTATTGAATTATAAAGCCAGGATTAACCAATAATAGATCTGTTTGATTTTTTAATATTAAATATTTGTTTTTTGATTTATAATATTTAAATTTTTATCATCCTTATGCCAAACTACGACGTCATAGTAGCAGGTTCCGGACCTGCCGGTGCCACGACTGCACACAGGCTTGCAAAGGCAGGACTAAGTGTCCTGATCCTTGAAAAGGACGAGCTTCCGAGATACAAACCATGCGGCGGAGGCATTTCTTTAAAGATAAACCGCATCCTTGACATAGATATTAAAGATTTTGTCGAGGCAACGGTCAGCGGCGCCTACTTCAGTTATGGTCAGAAAGAGAGCACCCTGCTTATGTCTGAACAACCGGTGGCGTATATGGTAATGCGCGACAAGCTTGACGCTCACATAACCTATGAAGCTGTAAAGGCGGGGGCATCCCTTCTTACAGGTAAAAAGGTAGAAGGTATTGCTGCTGCAAAAGATGGATATGAGGTCTTTACAAAGAATGAGGTCTTTACATGCCGGTATGTAGTCGGGGCTGATGGCGTCAACGGGGCTGCAAGAAGGTTTATGTATCCAAATACCATTCGTACTATAGCCGCATCAATAGAGGCAGAGATAGAGGTCGAACAGTCTGTCATTGACAAGCATTCCAATTATGTACATATTGATTTCGGGGTCATACCTTATGGTTATGCATGGGTCTTTCCAAAAAAAAACATGTTATCTGTCGGTATAGCCGGATTTAAAGGTGTAGTTAAAAGACCCAAAGATTTTTTTGATAAATTTATTAAAGGACATGACACACTGTCCGGTATAACTGGCTTTAAATATAAAGGATATCCACTGCCGCTATTCAGAAAGCAGCAGGTCCTTACAAAGGGTGGGGTCATACTGACAGGAGATGCAGGTAATCTGGTAGACCCATTTTTTGGCGAGGGGATCTATTATGCCATCAGGAGTGCACAGCTTGCATCTTCCGTTATTTATGACAGTATCCGCAATGGGAGCAGCGATCTCGGCAGATACGATAAGCTTCTGAGCAACGAGTTCTATCCTGAGTTCAGGGCTGCCCAGAAAGTCTCTCTATTCGTTTATTCGTGCCCAAGAATTTGGTATGACATCCTGACAGAGAGGCCTGAGCTCGCAGAAAAATATTTCAATGTCCTGCGCGGCAACAACAGTTATGAAAACTTTTTAAAGGAACTAAAGTCCATCGGCGGCTCACTTGTGAAGACAGCGATCAAGAAGAGCATCGTACGTTTATTTAATTAGTAATGATGAAAGCCATACAGTGTATTTCCATTTCCAAGTCATACCGGCATTACGAGGTACTTAAAGAGATAACCCTTGAAATCAACTCAGGTGAATGCTATGCAATGTTCGGCCCAAATGGGGCAGGAAAAACAACCCTTCTCAGGATACTGGCCACTGTCCACCGTCCTTCAGCCGGTCAATTCTTAATGGCAGGTTACGATGGAGTCCGGGAGAAAATTAAGGTACGGGAGGCCGTCTTCCTTATCGCTCACGGATCATATCTGTATGACGACCTGAATGCTATCGAAAATATCCGCTTTGCCATAGGGCTCCGCGGGAAAAACCGGCCGGACCAGGAGATAAAGCTTGCCCTTGACCGTGTGGGGATTGGCGCCTTCTCAGAACTCAAGACCCGTTACTTTTCTGCAGGGATGAAGAAGCGTTTGTCTATTGCAAAATCAATGCTCACAAACCCAAAGATACTTTTAATGGACGAACCTTACGCCTCTCTGGATGAGAAGGGGCAGCAAATGGTCAATCATTATCTTCGGGAGGTAACAGAATCAGGTGGTACTGTTTTTATGACTACCCACGACCGGGCCAGAACTGCTGAGGTAGCTCACCGGGTCGGTGTCCTCACCCAGGGAAGTCTCAGGGAAATACCGGCACTACAGTTAAAAGAGTCCCATGATATTTTTTAGAGTTATCCGATGGATCGTATGGAAAGACCTTTTAAGTGAGATCAGGAGCCGTGAGAATATCTCATCCATGTTCTTTTTTGCACTCATTATCATCCTGATCTTCAGCTTAAGCCTTTCAATGGATACAGAGATGGTAAAAGAGATGATACCAGGGATCCTCTGGATTGCCTTCAGTTTTACCGGGATCATCGGCCTTGGAAAGTCTTTCCTCGTAGAGACGCAGAACGACTGTATGGAGAACCTGCTGATGGCCCCAATCCCGAAAGGGGCTGTCTACCTTGGGAAACTTCTGGGAAATTTTCTCTTCATGCTGGTGGTCGAGATCATAATCTTTCCCCTGTTCGTTATTTTTTTTAATCTCGACATTTTTGGACAGATCCCCATGATTATGTTAATATGTTTCCTCGGCACACTGGGTCTGGCGGCCATGGGAACCCTGCTATCGGCCATGACGGTTCAAATCAAGGCGCGTGAAGTGATGTTCCCTCTGATGCTCCTCCCCCTCGTTGTTCCGGTGATTATCGGTGCAGTTGAGGCTACAAAGGGGGCAATAAATGCCGACCCGCTGAAACTGTATCAGCAATGGATCCAGTTACTGGCAGTATTCGACCTTGTTTTTCTGATCGTGTCGTACTGGCTGTTTGAATTTATCCTGGAGGATTAGGTATTATGCACAAATTGATAAAATGGATGCGGCGTCTCGAGGGCTGGTTTGGACTTGCCGCAGGCATTTTCTTAATAGTTGGATTGTATATGGCTCTGGTTACATCCCCACCGGATTACTATCAGGGGGAAGTCGTAAGGATCATGTATATTCATGTCCCCTTTGCCCAGACTTCACTCCTTGCTTATCTTGTCCTCTTCATAGGAAGCCTCTGGTATCTTTGGAAGAAGGACCCTGTAGTTGACAATCTCAACCATGCAGCTGCCGGTGTGGGGGCATTTTTCACAATCGGGGAACTGTTAACCGGTTCCATATGGGGGAAACCGGCATGGAATACCTGGTGGACATGGGACGCCCGGCTGACCTCGGCCCTTGTCCTTCTCCTGATCCTGATGGCCTATCTGATGCTTCGTATGTTTATGGATGATCATGTGAAAGAGGCCAGATATGCCGCTATCGTGGCCATTATAGGTTTTGTGGATCTCCCTATTGTCTATTTCTCAGTTGAGTGGTGGAGGACCATTCACCAGCCGCTCTCAGTTTCTCAAAGGGGATTGGCCATCTCACAGGAAATCTTAATACCATTGATTGTCATGACTATCGGATTCTATCTGCTCTTTACGTATATGGTCATGGTCCGGACCAGAATGCTCTATCTGGGACACCTCCTTGAAGCCAAGAAAGGAAGGCTTCTAAGCCAGGCGCACCTATGAGCAGGGGAATGTCTTCGTTCTACATTCGATGGGGGGTTTTACTCCTCGTCACATCCATGATCGCATTTCTGGGGTTCCAAAGATATCAAAGGGATGTGGCCAGTCTGACCCCTGATCAACTATTGGAAAACCCGACACCTGATAAAACAAGGGTAATGGGGATTATCCAGGGAGGTACCCTGACAAGGGAACATGACAGTAACAGGGCTTATTTTCTTCTTCAGGGGGAAAATAAGACATTGCCGGTCAGGTATGAGGGACATGACACTGATACGCTGAGGGATCTCAAAGTCATAGTAGTTACCGGACATATAAATTCCGTTACAGCAGAGTTCGACGGGGAATCTGTTTCACTCATTCCAAATTACGGCTTTGTGACAGTCGCCTATTTGTTAGGTATCCTGCCGACCCTCTTCTTCCTCTTCCTGATGGAGCGAAAACTTCGTCTACTGTATACAGAGGTAAAAGAAGCCAAACTTTATGAACCGGAGGCAATAGACTTTGACAAAGAGTAAAAAAATCGGCATAGGTATTAGCATTCTGATTATTGCCGGGGCTATAGGATATCTGGCTCTGGGGAACTTCGGGGAAAATCTGATCTATTTTTACACCCCGTCGGAAGTCCGCTCCCTCTCCCCTGATTATTACGGAAAAAAAGTGCGTGTAGGCGGGATGGTCGTAAATGGAAGTCTTAAGGTTGTCCCCAATACGCTCCGTATGAACTTTGAGTTGACTGACGGGGCTGAAACGATACCGGTTACATTTGAAGGGGTACCTCCTGATCTGTTCAAAGAAGGGACCGGTGCCGTGGTTGAGGGTTACTGGGATTCCGGCAATGTCTTTAAATCCAACATGATCATGGCCAAGCATTCAGAAGACTACATGCCTATAGAGATGAAACGGGCCGGCGTGGAAATGCCAAAGAAGGACATGATAAAATCGTTGCAACCATAGACAATTTATGACACCATGGAAGTATAAAGTATGATAATAGAAATTGGTTATTTCGCAGTTATTGCTGCACTCGTGGTCTCCATTGCCGGAATTCTCGCTCCATTGATCGGCCTTAAAACAGGAAATCCGGCATGGATCCGGGCCGGACGCCAGGCCGTAACCGCTAATTTTATCCTGATTTCATTAGGATGCGGTTCACTTATATACTCCTTTCTGTTACGTGACTTCTCGGTAAAATATGTTGTCATGAATTCTAACAGCCGGTTGCCGGTCTTTTATACTGTAGCTGCACTGTGGGGTGGACATGAGGGATCTCTCCTTTTCTGGGCATGGATACTGGCTGCCTTCGCAACCCTGGCTGCCTGGATACACTGGAAGTCTCACCCGGAAACCATGCCCTACCTGCTGGCGATTGAGTCATCTCTGACAGTCGGATTTCTGGCGCTAATCATCTTCTTGTCGAGCCCTTTTGAACGCGTCTTTCCAGCCCTTGCCGAGGGGATGGACTTAAACCCCCTGCTTCAGGACCCAGGCATGGTTTTTCATCCCCCGTTTCTTTACCTCGGCTACGTCGGTTTCTCCATACCATTTTCATTTGCCCTGGCGGCCCTGCTTTCCGGCAGGTTGGGAGAAGAATGGATACGTGCAACCCATCGCTGGACCCTATTTTCATGGATCATGTTGACATTCGGGATTATTATGGGAGGCTACTGGGCCTATTATGAATTGGGATGGGGAGGCTACTGGGCCTGGGACCCTGTGGAGAATGCCTCATTTATGCCATGGCTGGTCGGGACGGCATTTCTGCACTCCGTCATGGTGCAGGAGAAACGAAAGATGTTCAAGGTGTGGAACCTCTTTCTGATTATTGTCACCTTCTCTTTATCACTCTTAGGGACTTTTCTTGTCCGAAGCGGCATTCTCTCATCTGTCCATGCATTTGCAAACGATCCGGGACGGGGGGTTTATATCCTGATCTTCATGTCTACAGTGCTTATACTTTCGTTCGGCATTCTTATAATACGTTCTAATAAGCTTAAGGTCAAAATCGAGATGGACTCCGTCATCTCGCGGGAGTCAGCATATCTGTTCAATAACCTGTTTTTTCTGATAGCAACTGCCACTGTCTTCCTCGGGACGCTTTACCCCCTCCTCGTTGACACACTGTACGGGACAAAGGTGACAGTCGGCGCTCCTTACTACAACAAGGTTTTTCTGCCGATTGTTCTGATTATCCTTATACTTATGGGAATAGCCCCGATGATAGCCTGGCGTAAGGCATCAATGGAAAACCTCCGGAAGAACTTCCTGGTTCCAGTGATAGCCGCCCTGGCTGGTACGGTGATCTCCGCCATAATTGGCATCCGGCAGATTTATCCCCTGGCAGCAGCTTTCATCGTCTTTTTTGTCGCGGCAACCATCATATCTGACCTGTATAAAAACAGCTCCTACTGGGCAAGCCACTCCGGGACCAGTCTGCTGACCGGTATTTGGAAGGCATGGTATCATAATCAGAGGCGTTACGGTGGACTGGTAACCCATATAGGTGTCCTGGTGATGATACTCGGGATAATAGGATCATCTGCATACAAATTGGAAAAAACGATTATTTTGAAACCCGGAGATGAGTTTTCACTCGGACACTACTCCTATAAGTTTCAGGGACTCCAGGATGTTCAGGGGATCAACTGGGAGGGTGCGGAGGCCCTTTTCAACGTCTATGAGGGAAATAACTTCATAGCAGAGATGCGGCCTCAAAAAAGGCGTTATTCAGGCGGGTCTCAAATGCCGACCACCGAGGCTGCTATTTATCCTCGTCACATGGGCGATCTCTACCTGTCCATGACTGATATAACGCAGGATGGATGGATCACAGTAATGGCCTTCCAGAACCCCCTGATCCACTGGATATGGTATGGCGGTGGAATAATGGGACTTGGAGTCGTTCTGATTCTCTTCAAGAGAAAAAGGAGGGAATCGTAATGAAAGGGTGGCATGTCGCAACTATAGTTGCGCTCATCGGAATAATCGGGCTCTTTTACGCAGGACTTGGTCGTGATCCAAGAAACATCCCCACTGTCCTTGTTGGAACAGCGGCCCCATCCTTCTCAGGTCCGAATGTACAGAGCGGAGAAATCCTTTCATTTGACTCATACAAAGGAAAGATTATTGTTCTTAATTTCTGGGCCTCCTGGTGTCAGGAATGCCGGCTGGAGCATCAGAACCTGCTGGCAATTAACGGAGAATTCAGGAATTATCCTGACTTTGTAATGCTCGGGATAGATTACCAGGATCAGCCCGGGGACGCTAATGGTTTTCTCAATTCCTTCGGTAGTTCATATCCTCACATAAGGGACATCAAGGGTACCATTGCGATTGATTATGGGGTTTATGGTGTCCCTGAAACGTTTATTATAGACAGCAAGGGGATCATACGTTTCAAATATGTAGGACCAATCATTGGACCGGTCTATTCTCAGGTGACGGAGAAAATCATCCGGCCACTGTTAGAGGGTAAGGAGCTTTAAAGATTATGATAAAAGCTATATGGGTCATATCCTTTCTACTATTTTTTACGCATGCAGGCATTCTTCCGGCAGAGATACGGGATGAAACCTCTCTCGATGCAAGGACCCGGGATGTGTCAAAGACACTGAGGTGTACGGTTTGCCAGAATGAATCTATCTGGGACTCCAAGGCCGACCTGGCAAAGCAGATGCGTGAGGTAGTCCGTGAGCGCCTTGCACAGGGACAAAGCGAGGAAGAGATTCAGGCTTACTTCCGGAGCCGGTATGGAGACTATATCCTGCTTGAGCCCAGAAAATCGGGGATGAACTGGCTTCTTTGGGCTGGCCCTTTCGTCCTCTTTGCTGTTGGAGGATTAATCCTCTACCTGGTTGTGCGCCGCTGGGTCGCTCAGACACCAACTACACGCATGGAAGATCTCCCTCCCCTTGATGATGAACATAAGAAGCGAATCGAGGAGGAGTTAAAATCTTTCGAATAGTATTATTAGAGGAGGTTGACTTAATATGTTCGTCGTCATAGCTGCGGTAATAGTAATAGTCGCAGTGTTGTTTATTGCCTGGCCGCTCTTCCGTAAGGGTTCAAGTCCGCTCTCTCAAGGGATGGATACTGCCGGCAGAGAGGAATCCATTGACCTTGAAACGGAAAAACAGAATATCCTCGAATCTCTCACAGACCTCGAGTCTGACCGGCAGGGAGGCAAGCTCACACAGGCTGACTATGAACGTCTTAAAGACATTGATGAACACCGTCTGGCTGGAATCCTTGATATGATTGACAGCGCTGCTGCTGCAGCAAAAATATCTGCAAGGCATCAGACAGGTACAGGCTCCACAGAACAGGCACCCCGCTTCCGGACTATGAACATAGCGGGCTTCCTCCTCTTGACCGCCCTTGTGATAGGCGGCTCCTCCGGAATTTACTATTACCAGAATGTCAAGACTCAGAATCAAAATCAGGAAGCCATGATGGAAAATCAGGGGGATCCCTCTATGGATGGCGCGGCCAATCCTCTTGAGATGGTAGCACAACTGGAGCGCAAACTGAGACAAAATCCGGATGATCTGCAGGGGCAGATAATGGCCGGCCGTTCCTACATGACAATTGATCGTCCTGAAGATGCACGGAAGGCATGGAACAAGGTAATCGAACTCGATCCTGCCAATGTTGAGGCTCACTATAGTCTGGGCTATCTCCTGATCCAGACCGCTGACGCCGGAACCCCGCAAAACTTTGAAAAGGCCATAGGTCATCTCGATGCAGCGCTATTGCTCTCCCCTGGACTGCCGGCTGCACTTTACTACAAAGGGCTTGCCCTCACCCACCTGAAAAAGTATGATGAGGCGGAAAGCAACTGGAACAGCGCCCTTCATGGCCTTCCACCAGGCAGCGAAGATGCGGAATTCGTAAAGGATGCCCTTAGAAAACTAAAGAACGGAAAGCGGTAGATGTTTACATCCGGATTCAAAATCTTCAGGGTACTGGGGATACCCATTTACATCAACTACACCTGGTTTATCGTCTTCTCCCTTGTGGTATACACACTGGCAGTGAGCTACTTCCCTTATCTTGGTCCGTACTATGAGCCGTCTGTCAGGTGGATTATGGCATTTATTGCGGCGATACTACTCTTTTCATCCATTCTTCTCCACGAACTGTCTCATTCTTATGTAGCGCAGAGACAGGGTATAAAGATTAAGAGCATAACACTGTTTGTCTTCGGCGGCATAGCCCAGATGGTTGGAGAGAGCCGCTCACCCGGAGGCGAGATGAAGATAGCTGCGGCAGGCCCTGCCTTAAGCCTGTTTATCTCGGGTATATTCTGGACAATAGTATTCGTATTCAAACGCGGCATGGCAACATCACCTGTACTGGCAATCTCTTATTTTCTTGCGTACACCAACATGATACTTGCTGTATTCAATCTTATACCGGGCTTCCCTCTGGATGGCGGAAGGATGCTCAGGGCATTCATATGGAAACGTTCCAACAATCTGAATAAAGCAACACTTATCACGAGCCGGATTGGCAAGGGGTTTGCTCTCCTGCTGATAGTCGGAGGACTATGGAATATCCTTCAGGGGGTGTTTATCAGCGGACTGTGGATGATATTCGTAGGGATGTTCCTGCAGCAGGCTGCAGATCAGGGCTACAGACAGACAGTCCTTAACCGCACACTGTCATCAGTCAAGATCCGGGATATTATGGTCTCGCCGGCTATAGTAGTTAATAACGATGTGACCCTGGACCACATTGTCAATGATTTCTTCTTCCGTTATCGTTATAACAGTTTTCCGGTTGTTTCCGGAGATGTTTTAGCCGGTATCATATCTTTTCATGACATAAAGCTTGTAGAAAAAGAAAAGTGGCCTTATACTATTGTGCAGGATATAATGCACAAGGAGATTAACGCCTTTACTATCTCACCTGAGAGCGGAGCGCTTGAAGCCCTTGATAAGATGATTGACACACACAGCGGCAGGCTTGTAGTGACTGAGAACGGACATATTGCCGGCATGATAAGTCAGCGTGATATTATGCATATGCTGAAGATGAAGGCAGACCTGGGGACAGCATAATTCCCGGCCTGTCATTTTTTTAGTCATCCTGGAGGTAGTTCTTCAAGTGAAAAAAAAACTGACCATTCTATATTGCACGCCTGAAGTCACCCCATTCTCAAAGACAGGCGGACTTGGAGATGTTGCCGGAAGCCTGCCCAGGGCACTTTCTTCTGCAGGCTGTGATGTCCGGATTATTACACCCAAATATGCAGGGATCAGCGACTCAACATATAAGTTAAAGAAGGTAATAGACAACATACCTGTAAGAATCGGAACCCGGGAGGAAGCAGGAGGCCTTTATGAAGGGAAACTACCCGGCAGCAAGGTACCTGTCTATTTCGTAAGCAGCAGCAAATACTTCCTCAGAAAAGACCTCTACCAGGAAAATGGCAAGGACTATGATGACAACCTTGAGCGG
Protein-coding sequences here:
- a CDS encoding cytochrome c biogenesis protein ResB; the encoded protein is MRTIYNFFSSIKLAIAIFLILASGSIAGTLIEQNLSPEQYITRYGENWYKWIHAVSLSDVYHSWWFSGMLVLLAVNLAVCFSKRVPSIWRAYSSVDCDFTHNLVLNFKHNTIIPFQGDMDDAGRKVEASLKGRKYKLWLGKKYGNISMFASKGAIGRLGPVISHISIFLILIGAALSSAIGFRGYIPVFEGVPVRVPEGNFTIILNKFWIDYYENGMIKDYFSSLSILDKGEIVLTKTIQVNDPLQYKGFRFYQSSYGTARDRADKLFMRITDRENGGTVADAALDFRKEKEIKGTDLRLYASNFTGNFESDSGNKEIFAKSAKSEDHENPAVQIDIYEGGKLISSPWIFYKFPDMFPVKGSKYNFILSGYTSPHYSGLQIAKDPGVNIVWAGSGLLMLGLYLSFFIFHWRIWIMIEPYEENALIYIGGIANKDTLGFEKEMESILRHL
- a CDS encoding sulfite exporter TauE/SafE family protein, which encodes MDYSNISIFVAFSAGFLSFVSPCVLPLVPSFVTYITGLTFEDITSAKDKSKVRYITITNSLAFIGGFSSVFVLLGASATFLGETLLAYQNIIQKIGGVLIVLLGLYIMGVIKLNFLSSQKKFHIENKPAGFIGSFLVGMAFAAGWTPCVGPILGSILLYASTTGSMAKGMGLLAVYSLGLGVPFFISALAINTFIATFKVVTRYMKWINIISGAFLILIGIMIFTDSFSFISTWFQKYGIGWSIEL
- a CDS encoding geranylgeranyl reductase family protein; translation: MPNYDVIVAGSGPAGATTAHRLAKAGLSVLILEKDELPRYKPCGGGISLKINRILDIDIKDFVEATVSGAYFSYGQKESTLLMSEQPVAYMVMRDKLDAHITYEAVKAGASLLTGKKVEGIAAAKDGYEVFTKNEVFTCRYVVGADGVNGAARRFMYPNTIRTIAASIEAEIEVEQSVIDKHSNYVHIDFGVIPYGYAWVFPKKNMLSVGIAGFKGVVKRPKDFFDKFIKGHDTLSGITGFKYKGYPLPLFRKQQVLTKGGVILTGDAGNLVDPFFGEGIYYAIRSAQLASSVIYDSIRNGSSDLGRYDKLLSNEFYPEFRAAQKVSLFVYSCPRIWYDILTERPELAEKYFNVLRGNNSYENFLKELKSIGGSLVKTAIKKSIVRLFN
- the ccmA gene encoding heme ABC exporter ATP-binding protein CcmA, whose amino-acid sequence is MMKAIQCISISKSYRHYEVLKEITLEINSGECYAMFGPNGAGKTTLLRILATVHRPSAGQFLMAGYDGVREKIKVREAVFLIAHGSYLYDDLNAIENIRFAIGLRGKNRPDQEIKLALDRVGIGAFSELKTRYFSAGMKKRLSIAKSMLTNPKILLMDEPYASLDEKGQQMVNHYLREVTESGGTVFMTTHDRARTAEVAHRVGVLTQGSLREIPALQLKESHDIF
- a CDS encoding heme exporter protein CcmB, coding for MIFFRVIRWIVWKDLLSEIRSRENISSMFFFALIIILIFSLSLSMDTEMVKEMIPGILWIAFSFTGIIGLGKSFLVETQNDCMENLLMAPIPKGAVYLGKLLGNFLFMLVVEIIIFPLFVIFFNLDIFGQIPMIMLICFLGTLGLAAMGTLLSAMTVQIKAREVMFPLMLLPLVVPVIIGAVEATKGAINADPLKLYQQWIQLLAVFDLVFLIVSYWLFEFILED
- the ccsA gene encoding cytochrome c biogenesis protein CcsA, producing MHKLIKWMRRLEGWFGLAAGIFLIVGLYMALVTSPPDYYQGEVVRIMYIHVPFAQTSLLAYLVLFIGSLWYLWKKDPVVDNLNHAAAGVGAFFTIGELLTGSIWGKPAWNTWWTWDARLTSALVLLLILMAYLMLRMFMDDHVKEARYAAIVAIIGFVDLPIVYFSVEWWRTIHQPLSVSQRGLAISQEILIPLIVMTIGFYLLFTYMVMVRTRMLYLGHLLEAKKGRLLSQAHL
- a CDS encoding cytochrome c maturation protein CcmE, translating into MSSFYIRWGVLLLVTSMIAFLGFQRYQRDVASLTPDQLLENPTPDKTRVMGIIQGGTLTREHDSNRAYFLLQGENKTLPVRYEGHDTDTLRDLKVIVVTGHINSVTAEFDGESVSLIPNYGFVTVAYLLGILPTLFFLFLMERKLRLLYTEVKEAKLYEPEAIDFDKE
- a CDS encoding cytochrome c maturation protein CcmE, giving the protein MTKSKKIGIGISILIIAGAIGYLALGNFGENLIYFYTPSEVRSLSPDYYGKKVRVGGMVVNGSLKVVPNTLRMNFELTDGAETIPVTFEGVPPDLFKEGTGAVVEGYWDSGNVFKSNMIMAKHSEDYMPIEMKRAGVEMPKKDMIKSLQP
- a CDS encoding heme lyase CcmF/NrfE family subunit, whose translation is MIIEIGYFAVIAALVVSIAGILAPLIGLKTGNPAWIRAGRQAVTANFILISLGCGSLIYSFLLRDFSVKYVVMNSNSRLPVFYTVAALWGGHEGSLLFWAWILAAFATLAAWIHWKSHPETMPYLLAIESSLTVGFLALIIFLSSPFERVFPALAEGMDLNPLLQDPGMVFHPPFLYLGYVGFSIPFSFALAALLSGRLGEEWIRATHRWTLFSWIMLTFGIIMGGYWAYYELGWGGYWAWDPVENASFMPWLVGTAFLHSVMVQEKRKMFKVWNLFLIIVTFSLSLLGTFLVRSGILSSVHAFANDPGRGVYILIFMSTVLILSFGILIIRSNKLKVKIEMDSVISRESAYLFNNLFFLIATATVFLGTLYPLLVDTLYGTKVTVGAPYYNKVFLPIVLIILILMGIAPMIAWRKASMENLRKNFLVPVIAALAGTVISAIIGIRQIYPLAAAFIVFFVAATIISDLYKNSSYWASHSGTSLLTGIWKAWYHNQRRYGGLVTHIGVLVMILGIIGSSAYKLEKTIILKPGDEFSLGHYSYKFQGLQDVQGINWEGAEALFNVYEGNNFIAEMRPQKRRYSGGSQMPTTEAAIYPRHMGDLYLSMTDITQDGWITVMAFQNPLIHWIWYGGGIMGLGVVLILFKRKRRES
- a CDS encoding redoxin domain-containing protein — its product is MKGWHVATIVALIGIIGLFYAGLGRDPRNIPTVLVGTAAPSFSGPNVQSGEILSFDSYKGKIIVLNFWASWCQECRLEHQNLLAINGEFRNYPDFVMLGIDYQDQPGDANGFLNSFGSSYPHIRDIKGTIAIDYGVYGVPETFIIDSKGIIRFKYVGPIIGPVYSQVTEKIIRPLLEGKEL
- a CDS encoding cytochrome c-type biogenesis protein CcmH — encoded protein: MIKAIWVISFLLFFTHAGILPAEIRDETSLDARTRDVSKTLRCTVCQNESIWDSKADLAKQMREVVRERLAQGQSEEEIQAYFRSRYGDYILLEPRKSGMNWLLWAGPFVLFAVGGLILYLVVRRWVAQTPTTRMEDLPPLDDEHKKRIEEELKSFE
- a CDS encoding tetratricopeptide repeat protein — protein: MFVVIAAVIVIVAVLFIAWPLFRKGSSPLSQGMDTAGREESIDLETEKQNILESLTDLESDRQGGKLTQADYERLKDIDEHRLAGILDMIDSAAAAAKISARHQTGTGSTEQAPRFRTMNIAGFLLLTALVIGGSSGIYYYQNVKTQNQNQEAMMENQGDPSMDGAANPLEMVAQLERKLRQNPDDLQGQIMAGRSYMTIDRPEDARKAWNKVIELDPANVEAHYSLGYLLIQTADAGTPQNFEKAIGHLDAALLLSPGLPAALYYKGLALTHLKKYDEAESNWNSALHGLPPGSEDAEFVKDALRKLKNGKR